TGCTGTTGTCTCTGACTTGAAGGAGAATGCCCTTATCGGCCTTTCCTGGGCAGTGTTGGATTACGACGACGAGAAGGCCACCAGCAACAAGGCGTTTTGGAATCTGTCCCACAAGACCACGATGTACGGCAATGCTTCGGACTTGTGTGCCTTCCGGTTGATGCCCCTCGAGGCGGCTTTGCGCCAACCGGTGGAAGCTCAGTGGTCCTTTAAGATCATCGATCCGGTGCGTCGACTGGTAGCCTTCCGGGACGAATCCACGGGCGACCTAAAGTCTTGGAAGTGGGATTTTGGTGATGGGAGCACCTCGTCCGAGCGCCATCCGCAACATGGGTATGAGAAGGGTGGGGAGTTCACCGTGGTGCTCTGGGTCGAGGGACCTGCGGGAAAGTCGCGTCGGGCGAAGGTTTGGGATGTGGTGGTCCCGGGGAGCTAATACATGGGAGAGCAAACTCGGCACCCTTCCCATCGTCCCGTTCTCTCTGCGCTCTTCCCGTCTCTGGAGCGGTGGCATGCCTCGCGCAGCCCATAGCCGGCTGCCGAAACGGACTGCGAAACCACATTGCCACTTCTGCGGGTTTCCGCTATGGATTCGGTAGTTCTCATGACAGCACGCTTTTACACTTCTTCCTACTGGTTCAGGTTGACCTGGGTCATGGTTGGAATGGTCGTATCGGCCCTGCCCCTGTTTGCCGCTGAAACGAATCGGCCGCATTGGTCATTCCAGCCGATTCAGCGGGTGCAGGTTCCGGCAGCTCCCCAGGGTGCGGAGGTGCGCAATGAGATCGATGCCCTGGTGGTATCCCGCTTAGCCAAAGCCGGCTTGAAGCCCAACCCTCCGGCGGATCGAGCGACCCTGTTGCGCCGCCTCAGTTTTGACCTGGTAGGATTGCCGCCCTCGCCCGAGGAAATTGCGGACTTTGTGGCCGATCGTTCCGAGGCTGCGGTGGAGCGCGTGGTGGATCGGCTGTTGCAGTCCCCACAGTATGGGGAACGCTGGGCTCGGCATTGGCTGGATGTGGTGCGTTACACGGAGAGCCAGGGGTTTGAATATGACAAGCTCAGGGACAATGCCTGGCACTATCGGGACTACGTCATCCGCAGCTTTAATGAGGACAAGCCGTATGATCGGTTCATGAAGGAACAGGTCGCCGGCGATGTGCTGTATCCGGACTCGCGGGATGCATTAATCGCGGGCAGTTTGCTGGTTTGCGGCCCCTGGGATGAGGCGGGCAATGCCCAGGCCAACGCCACTCAGCGCATGATCACGCGGGAGGAGGAGGTGGAGGATATGATCAGCGTGGTGGGGCAGAGCTTCATGGGTTTGACCCTCAACTGCGCCCGTTGCCATGCCCATAAATTCGATCCCATTCCGCAGGAGGACTATTTTAGGCTCAAGGCGGTTTTCGACGGAGTGAAACACGGTGAGCGAATGATCGCCACCCCGCAGGAGACGAAGCAACGGGACGAGACGATCGCCTCGTTGAAGTCGGAGATTGAAAGAGCCGAGAAGGTCGTTCGCGACGTTGAGAGCATCGGATGGAAACGTAGAGCCAGCGAGCGAACGACTCCGTCCCAGCCCGCTCCCCTTTCGTGGCGACCTTTGCTGCAATGGTCCTTCAGCCAGGCCACCGAAGCGGCGCAGTCGGGTGACCTTGAGGGTGGGGCTACGATATCCGACGGCTCTCTGCAACTGCCCAAGTCCGGAGCCTATTTTCGCTCAGCTCCGATTCCTCAAGATCTGAAGGAGAAAACTCTGGAGGCATGGGTTTCTTTGTCGGATCCCAATCAGGGGGGCGGAGCTGCCATCTCGATTGAGGCTCCCGGCGGCGGTACCTTTGATGCGATCGTGTATGGGGAGCGGCAGGCTCGAAAATGGATGGCCGGCAGTGAAGGTTTTTCTCGGACGCGGGACCTTGACGTGCCCGAGGAAGATGCGGTGCCCGGTTCTTCCGTGCACATGGCGGTGGTCTACTCGGCTGATAACAAGATTACGATGTACCGAAACGGTGTTCCATATGGAAAGCCTTACACGGCGGCTTCACTGCCTACGTATCGATCTGGGGAGGCGCGCATTTTGCTGGGTATGCGCCATGCCGGCGGTGGACGAGCTTTTCTGACGGGGCG
This genomic interval from Verrucomicrobiales bacterium contains the following:
- a CDS encoding DUF1553 domain-containing protein — translated: MTARFYTSSYWFRLTWVMVGMVVSALPLFAAETNRPHWSFQPIQRVQVPAAPQGAEVRNEIDALVVSRLAKAGLKPNPPADRATLLRRLSFDLVGLPPSPEEIADFVADRSEAAVERVVDRLLQSPQYGERWARHWLDVVRYTESQGFEYDKLRDNAWHYRDYVIRSFNEDKPYDRFMKEQVAGDVLYPDSRDALIAGSLLVCGPWDEAGNAQANATQRMITREEEVEDMISVVGQSFMGLTLNCARCHAHKFDPIPQEDYFRLKAVFDGVKHGERMIATPQETKQRDETIASLKSEIERAEKVVRDVESIGWKRRASERTTPSQPAPLSWRPLLQWSFSQATEAAQSGDLEGGATISDGSLQLPKSGAYFRSAPIPQDLKEKTLEAWVSLSDPNQGGGAAISIEAPGGGTFDAIVYGERQARKWMAGSEGFSRTRDLDVPEEDAVPGSSVHMAVVYSADNKITMYRNGVPYGKPYTAASLPTYRSGEARILLGMRHAGGGRAFLTGRVLRAAVHDRALSPEDVKASFEAAGLYISTEQILSALTPEEFLTRSNALRQIQDFRAGLSRVKPLPVSYVGIRRQPEPTRKLRRGDVKMPEEVVTPGALSGLPTIRGEFGLAADAPEAERRVKFAEWLADPANPLPARVMVNRLWHFHFGQGLVSTPNDFGRSGTPPSHPELLDWLASTFQNGGWRLKPIHRLIVLSATYQQSSALQTAALEVDADNALLWRYAPRRLEAETLRDAMLSVSGRLNLEMGGPSFRPFEVQKFPANAYVPLDRDSSEFNRRSVYRMNVNSGKEPLLDAFDCPDPAVKTPRRGVTTTPLQALAMMNNSFVQRQAEVLAKRAQAEASGDAARAIDRAFGYAVGRAPSVAERARAREVAQDRGLASVCWALLNSTEFLYVR